One Lactobacillus sp. CBA3606 DNA segment encodes these proteins:
- the larE gene encoding ATP-dependent sacrificial sulfur transferase LarE, translating to MTTLATKKVTLTNLLKDLKRVTVAFSGGIDSTLVLKMALNTLGAENVTAVVANSELFTDEEFEKAVSLAQELGATVQTTTLDYLSDTHIEHNTADSWYYAKKMFYDRLTALAAENGSATVLDGMIKNDEQDYRPGLKARTEAGARSLLQEADFYKVDVRALAQELGLTNWNKVASCSVSSRFPYGTTLTHANVKQVMAAEKYLRSLGFPTVRVRYHDDIARIELPEARIGDFLVFNDRVNRQLQSLGFRYVTLDLGGFRSGHMNDTLTKQQLATFATQN from the coding sequence ATGACAACTTTAGCAACTAAGAAAGTAACTTTAACCAACTTATTAAAAGATTTAAAACGCGTTACCGTCGCATTTTCAGGCGGAATTGACAGTACCTTAGTTTTAAAAATGGCTTTAAACACATTGGGCGCTGAAAACGTCACAGCCGTTGTTGCTAATTCAGAATTATTTACGGACGAAGAATTTGAAAAGGCTGTTAGCTTGGCACAAGAATTAGGTGCTACTGTTCAAACGACCACCTTGGATTATTTGAGTGATACGCATATTGAACATAACACGGCAGACAGCTGGTACTATGCAAAGAAAATGTTCTATGATCGTTTGACCGCTTTAGCTGCTGAAAATGGGAGTGCCACTGTTCTTGATGGTATGATCAAAAACGATGAACAAGATTATCGTCCTGGTTTGAAGGCACGGACCGAAGCCGGTGCTCGTAGCTTGTTACAAGAAGCAGACTTTTACAAGGTAGATGTTCGGGCCTTGGCACAAGAACTTGGCTTAACAAACTGGAATAAAGTTGCCTCATGTTCCGTTTCTTCACGGTTCCCTTATGGCACCACGTTGACGCATGCTAACGTCAAACAAGTCATGGCAGCAGAAAAATACTTGCGTAGCTTAGGCTTCCCAACGGTTCGGGTTCGTTATCATGATGATATTGCTCGGATTGAATTACCAGAAGCTCGGATTGGGGATTTCTTGGTCTTCAATGACCGTGTTAATCGGCAATTACAATCATTAGGTTTCCGATATGTTACCTTAGATTTAGGTGGCTTCCGGAGTGGTCATATGAATGATACGTTGACTAAGCAACAATTAGCGACGTTTGCAACTCAAAACTAA
- the yjeM gene encoding glutamate/gamma-aminobutyrate family transporter YjeM, with translation MAENNNKITLTALVMMIFTTVFGFANSTVAFYLMGYASILFYLLAAVLFFIPFAMMMAEYGAAIKSDSSGMYKWLEVSVNARFAFVGTFMWFASYIIWLVSTSAKVWIPFTTMFFGSDQTQKFAFLGLNATQVIGLLSCLWMVIVTLVSIKGVKGIVRVTSLGGLAVTSLNAILLVVSGVILALNHGHFAQPMTHLLDSPNPGYQQPVGLMSFAVFAIFAYGGLEVLGGMVDKTKNPEKTFPRGIIISAIVITLGYALGILCWGISTNWQAVLANPTTNMGNISYVMMRNLGLVLGQSLGLSQATSNLIGLWFARYTGLGMFLAYSGAFFTLTYSPLKTLILGTPKSLWPKKFTKLNENKMPSYAMMVQCAIVIVIILVASFATSDASAFYNVLTLMANVSMTLPYLFLLYAFPKFKQNRAIQKPFEVYKSPRLTVLISWVVFVVVLGANIFTLIQPVLATGNFKNTFWMLVGPVLFGLIGIIWYQVHVHRTTR, from the coding sequence ATGGCGGAAAATAATAATAAAATAACGCTAACGGCGTTAGTTATGATGATCTTTACCACAGTTTTTGGCTTTGCCAATAGTACAGTGGCATTTTACTTGATGGGCTATGCGTCAATCTTGTTCTATCTGTTAGCAGCGGTACTCTTTTTCATTCCGTTTGCGATGATGATGGCGGAATATGGTGCGGCGATTAAGTCAGATAGCAGTGGGATGTATAAGTGGCTGGAAGTGAGTGTCAACGCACGTTTTGCGTTTGTTGGTACTTTTATGTGGTTTGCTTCTTATATCATTTGGTTGGTTTCGACGTCAGCGAAAGTTTGGATTCCCTTTACCACGATGTTTTTTGGGAGTGACCAAACGCAAAAATTTGCGTTTTTAGGCTTGAACGCCACCCAAGTAATTGGGTTACTATCCTGTTTGTGGATGGTCATTGTGACATTAGTATCCATCAAAGGGGTCAAAGGAATTGTGCGGGTTACGAGTTTAGGGGGCTTAGCGGTCACCAGCTTGAATGCGATTTTATTGGTTGTTTCAGGAGTCATTTTGGCCTTGAATCATGGCCATTTTGCACAACCAATGACGCATCTGTTGGATTCGCCTAATCCAGGTTATCAGCAGCCGGTGGGATTGATGAGTTTTGCAGTGTTTGCCATCTTCGCTTATGGCGGACTGGAAGTTCTTGGTGGCATGGTCGATAAGACGAAAAATCCAGAAAAGACCTTCCCCCGCGGTATTATTATTTCGGCCATCGTGATTACACTTGGCTATGCGTTGGGGATTTTATGTTGGGGGATTAGTACGAATTGGCAAGCCGTCTTAGCTAACCCAACGACGAATATGGGGAATATTAGTTACGTGATGATGCGTAATTTAGGGCTAGTCTTAGGGCAGTCATTAGGGTTGAGCCAAGCGACGAGTAATTTAATCGGGTTGTGGTTTGCCCGCTATACCGGATTAGGGATGTTCTTGGCTTATTCGGGAGCGTTCTTTACGCTAACTTATTCACCACTAAAAACCTTGATTCTGGGGACGCCCAAGTCGTTATGGCCAAAAAAGTTTACTAAATTAAACGAAAATAAGATGCCTAGCTATGCCATGATGGTGCAATGTGCGATTGTTATTGTCATTATTTTGGTGGCTTCCTTTGCAACGAGTGATGCATCGGCCTTTTATAATGTTTTAACGTTGATGGCCAATGTTTCGATGACTTTGCCATACTTATTCTTGCTCTATGCTTTTCCAAAGTTCAAGCAAAATCGAGCGATTCAAAAACCGTTTGAAGTCTATAAATCACCACGATTAACGGTGCTGATTAGTTGGGTTGTGTTTGTCGTCGTCTTAGGTGCGAATATCTTCACGTTGATTCAACCGGTTCTAGCTACGGGGAACTTTAAGAACACGTTTTGGATGTTAGTTGGGCCAGTCTTGTTTGGTCTGATTGGGATAATCTGGTATCAAGTACATGTTCACCGCACGACTCGTTAA
- a CDS encoding pyridoxamine 5'-phosphate oxidase encodes MEISALQQVVKTSNKIALSTALDHQADVKIVNFIWLAEQPDRLFFSSVKDSSALAIYAQNPDLAFISVPKDGTPGNPYMRAQHVQLRPSKKTMTELLPSYLATVPNYQKVWDLIGSKLVVFELVLKDVYVDPGLGQPKGTLHFK; translated from the coding sequence ATGGAGATTTCTGCCTTACAACAAGTCGTTAAAACGAGTAACAAAATTGCGTTAAGTACAGCGTTGGATCATCAAGCTGATGTTAAAATCGTTAATTTTATTTGGTTAGCTGAGCAGCCCGACCGCTTGTTTTTTTCATCGGTTAAAGATAGTTCGGCGCTAGCTATTTATGCGCAAAACCCTGACCTAGCGTTCATCTCGGTCCCAAAGGATGGGACACCCGGTAATCCTTATATGCGGGCGCAACATGTGCAGTTGCGGCCCTCTAAGAAGACGATGACCGAGTTATTGCCGAGTTACCTGGCAACGGTCCCAAATTATCAAAAAGTTTGGGATTTAATCGGGTCTAAGTTAGTCGTCTTTGAACTCGTGCTTAAAGATGTCTATGTTGATCCGGGACTCGGACAACCCAAAGGAACGTTACATTTCAAGTAA
- a CDS encoding NADH-dependent flavin oxidoreductase, whose product MTNNNYTKSTSPFTFKNGLTLNNRMVMAPMTTWSGNADGTVSDQEIAYYRRRVNGLGLVITGSTPVAANAIGFSDEFAGYDDKFIPSFSRLADVAKSGGAKAILQLLHAGNKANTDLVDPQDVVSSSTITTKESTFVKALSPRALTEKEILVIIKAFGETTRRAIAAGFDGVELHGAFGFLFQNFLSPYYNKRHDQWGGSLTNRMRFALAVVDEIKAVIARYAKHPFILGYRITLEEHLDGGLRLHDSLALIDELINHDIDYVHVTLNNVLTSKPIGNSKTGPTYLDILAQHIDQRVPLISAGSLDTPEQAEQALNAGLDLAAIAHGLIINPDWAEKVKTGATADIEKQLHISQLANMKLPDKLWQLLQNSGDWFDIVQ is encoded by the coding sequence ATGACAAACAATAACTATACGAAGAGCACTTCTCCTTTTACTTTTAAGAACGGCCTGACTCTAAATAACCGGATGGTCATGGCACCAATGACGACCTGGTCTGGCAATGCTGATGGCACAGTCTCTGATCAAGAGATTGCTTATTATCGTCGTCGAGTTAACGGCTTAGGACTAGTCATCACTGGATCAACCCCCGTCGCCGCAAATGCAATTGGCTTCAGTGACGAATTTGCTGGCTATGATGACAAGTTTATTCCAAGTTTTTCACGGCTAGCCGACGTTGCTAAGAGTGGTGGCGCCAAAGCAATCCTGCAACTGCTACATGCAGGTAATAAGGCTAATACCGACTTAGTGGACCCTCAAGATGTCGTCAGTTCAAGTACAATCACAACCAAAGAAAGTACTTTTGTCAAAGCCTTGAGTCCACGAGCGTTAACTGAAAAAGAAATCTTGGTTATCATCAAAGCATTTGGTGAAACGACTAGAAGAGCAATCGCTGCTGGATTTGATGGCGTCGAATTACATGGGGCATTTGGCTTCTTATTCCAAAACTTTCTCTCGCCATACTATAACAAACGGCATGATCAATGGGGTGGGTCCCTTACAAATCGAATGCGGTTTGCCTTAGCTGTCGTTGATGAAATAAAAGCGGTCATTGCACGTTATGCCAAACACCCCTTTATTTTAGGGTACCGGATTACACTTGAAGAACATCTCGATGGTGGCTTACGGTTACATGATTCATTGGCCTTAATCGATGAGCTGATTAACCACGATATTGATTATGTTCATGTCACATTGAACAATGTATTAACTTCTAAACCAATTGGCAATTCAAAAACAGGACCGACCTATCTCGACATATTAGCTCAACACATCGATCAGCGGGTCCCATTGATTTCTGCTGGGTCATTAGATACACCAGAGCAGGCCGAGCAAGCCTTAAACGCCGGGTTAGATTTGGCCGCAATCGCACATGGCCTAATTATCAATCCTGATTGGGCTGAGAAAGTTAAAACTGGCGCAACCGCCGATATCGAGAAACAATTGCACATCTCTCAATTAGCCAATATGAAATTACCTGATAAATTATGGCAATTATTGCAAAATTCGGGTGATTGGTTTGATATCGTTCAGTAG
- a CDS encoding MerR family transcriptional regulator, which produces MNRKEVSNLIGFSTDTLRYYENIGVIPPIKRDQNGYRDYRPNDLNWLFLVKCLKDAGLSMAALIEFATLNQRGENEPAQKAILQEQLTDLNRKLAEMKRTQALLQHKIDTFEDHTAKFKTGEMDADHVEELWRMSQFKIPQPK; this is translated from the coding sequence ATGAATAGAAAAGAAGTTTCAAACTTAATTGGTTTCTCAACTGACACCCTACGTTATTACGAAAATATTGGTGTAATTCCACCAATCAAGCGTGACCAAAATGGGTATCGCGATTACCGTCCCAATGATTTAAACTGGTTATTTTTGGTCAAGTGTTTAAAAGATGCTGGCTTGTCAATGGCAGCATTAATTGAATTTGCCACATTGAACCAACGTGGCGAAAATGAGCCCGCGCAAAAAGCCATTTTGCAAGAACAATTGACAGACCTCAATCGAAAATTGGCCGAAATGAAACGAACTCAAGCCCTCCTACAACATAAGATCGATACCTTTGAAGACCACACCGCCAAGTTCAAAACTGGCGAAATGGATGCTGATCATGTTGAGGAGCTTTGGCGGATGTCACAGTTTAAAATTCCGCAACCGAAATAA
- the thiM gene encoding hydroxyethylthiazole kinase — MDLTLLAKLRQQNPVVLNLANWVTAQAVANGLNAVGASPIMSAEVQEAAAVVKIAGAVCFNLGTVTTSQVEQMQVVGRFANAQQKPIVLDPVAVGAVPYRRQVALGLLTTCQVAVIRGNAGEIAALADFDWQANGIDAGTGTGDLVKIAQACAQKYHCVVLLSGPTDIITDGHRVIQLTNGTSLFQLQVGAGDLLSSLVAAMLAVSPTAVFEATQVASAVLATTGEWVANQLVSERPGSFGTALIDKLHLVTAAEIQAILTIKGADN; from the coding sequence ATGGATTTAACTTTATTAGCAAAGCTCCGACAACAAAACCCAGTGGTCCTTAATTTAGCGAACTGGGTGACCGCGCAGGCGGTAGCGAATGGATTGAATGCTGTCGGTGCGTCGCCAATTATGTCGGCGGAAGTGCAAGAAGCAGCGGCGGTCGTCAAGATTGCGGGCGCTGTTTGTTTTAATCTAGGGACGGTGACCACGTCACAAGTTGAACAGATGCAGGTGGTGGGGCGTTTCGCTAATGCGCAGCAGAAGCCCATTGTATTGGATCCAGTTGCGGTTGGTGCCGTGCCTTATCGACGCCAAGTGGCGCTCGGGTTATTGACAACTTGCCAAGTTGCGGTTATTCGTGGGAATGCAGGCGAAATTGCGGCTTTAGCGGATTTTGACTGGCAAGCTAACGGCATCGACGCTGGCACTGGTACTGGTGATCTAGTTAAGATTGCGCAGGCCTGCGCCCAAAAATATCACTGCGTCGTCTTGTTATCGGGACCAACGGATATCATTACGGATGGTCACCGAGTCATTCAACTCACCAATGGAACCTCGTTATTTCAATTACAAGTGGGGGCGGGCGACCTGTTATCAAGTCTAGTTGCGGCCATGCTGGCCGTCAGTCCAACGGCGGTTTTTGAGGCAACACAAGTGGCTAGTGCAGTGTTAGCAACGACAGGGGAATGGGTTGCTAATCAACTCGTTTCTGAGCGTCCCGGTTCATTTGGGACGGCCTTAATTGATAAGTTACATTTAGTGACAGCAGCTGAGATTCAAGCTATTTTGACGATTAAAGGAGCAGATAACTAA
- the thiD gene encoding bifunctional hydroxymethylpyrimidine kinase/phosphomethylpyrimidine kinase, which translates to MADFPQALTIAGTDSGGGAGMMADLKTMQARQVFGAGVVVAVTAQNTLGVQDFMALPPHLIDEQFASLAADLTIRACKTGMLADATHVKAVVRNLKRYDFGPLVVDPVMIAKGGASLLAADAIQVVRSELVPLATLITPNLPEAEQLTGLTITDTVGMVAAGNALQKLGAKNVMIKGGHQTDAVCARDFVLLADGTAFWLTAPRTVTQRTHGTGDTLSACITAELAKGQPLRAAIKTGKAVVTAAIAATIQVGHGHGPLNHWASPSLAVTEDDA; encoded by the coding sequence ATGGCAGATTTTCCACAAGCTTTGACGATTGCTGGGACGGATAGCGGTGGTGGTGCCGGAATGATGGCAGATTTAAAGACGATGCAAGCGCGACAAGTTTTTGGTGCGGGCGTAGTGGTCGCCGTTACGGCGCAAAATACTTTGGGCGTGCAGGACTTTATGGCCTTACCGCCACATTTGATTGATGAACAGTTTGCTTCATTAGCGGCGGATTTGACGATTCGAGCCTGTAAGACCGGGATGCTGGCGGATGCGACCCATGTTAAAGCTGTCGTGCGCAATCTAAAACGGTACGACTTTGGCCCGTTAGTGGTCGATCCAGTGATGATTGCCAAAGGTGGGGCGTCATTATTAGCGGCTGATGCCATTCAAGTGGTGCGTTCTGAGCTAGTCCCGTTGGCAACTTTGATCACGCCGAATTTGCCAGAAGCTGAACAACTGACTGGATTAACAATTACCGATACAGTTGGGATGGTAGCGGCGGGTAACGCATTACAAAAATTAGGCGCTAAAAATGTCATGATTAAAGGCGGACATCAAACTGATGCTGTATGCGCCCGTGACTTCGTATTATTGGCAGATGGAACGGCTTTTTGGCTAACAGCTCCTCGGACTGTAACGCAACGTACTCATGGGACCGGAGATACATTATCAGCTTGTATCACAGCTGAACTGGCGAAAGGACAGCCGTTGCGAGCAGCAATTAAAACGGGCAAGGCGGTGGTGACAGCAGCCATTGCGGCCACGATTCAAGTCGGGCACGGTCATGGGCCTTTAAACCATTGGGCGAGTCCCAGTCTGGCGGTGACTGAAGATGATGCTTGA
- the thiE gene encoding thiamine phosphate synthase, with protein sequence MMLDFEPAQLRAYFVAGTQDVPGQDLRQVLQQAVAAGITAFQYRDKGTSQLTPQQRYELGQSLRAACAQAQIPFIVDDDIDLALALKADGVHVGQSDGQVQQVLQRAADNLFVGLSCANLTEVHAANQLSGLAYLGSGPIFPTTSKRDAAPAIGLAGLTQLVQATTRPIVAIGGITVAQLPAIIAAGAAGSAVISLLTHSPNYQATVQAMLAATR encoded by the coding sequence ATGATGCTTGATTTTGAGCCAGCACAGTTACGGGCTTATTTTGTGGCAGGCACGCAAGATGTCCCCGGTCAGGATTTACGGCAGGTCTTACAACAAGCTGTGGCTGCTGGGATTACGGCGTTTCAGTATCGCGATAAAGGCACAAGTCAATTAACCCCGCAGCAGCGTTACGAGTTAGGCCAATCATTACGTGCTGCTTGTGCGCAGGCGCAAATCCCATTTATCGTGGATGATGATATTGATTTAGCGTTGGCATTAAAGGCCGATGGTGTGCACGTCGGTCAAAGTGATGGTCAGGTGCAGCAAGTGTTACAACGTGCCGCCGATAATTTATTTGTCGGACTATCCTGTGCCAATCTGACAGAAGTTCACGCAGCTAATCAGCTTTCAGGGTTGGCCTACTTGGGCAGTGGTCCAATCTTTCCAACAACGTCGAAACGTGATGCTGCCCCAGCAATTGGCTTAGCTGGATTAACCCAATTAGTCCAAGCGACAACGCGGCCAATTGTGGCAATTGGTGGAATTACAGTGGCTCAATTACCAGCCATCATAGCTGCCGGTGCTGCGGGCTCAGCCGTTATTTCGTTGCTAACGCACAGTCCCAATTATCAAGCGACCGTCCAAGCGATGTTAGCAGCAACGCGTTAA